A genomic window from Xyrauchen texanus isolate HMW12.3.18 chromosome 31, RBS_HiC_50CHRs, whole genome shotgun sequence includes:
- the rimbp2a gene encoding RIMS-binding protein 2 isoform X1, which yields MDNMQVKVHDLEHKCRTQIEQCNILPKELGKYHLGSDTEDTLNIDSQEKNLGNVYNSLQQQAEKSDERSDRSPLVSELPLVQQHNIDKAEKQSIKPTVLTRNQSSSPMQASLSEMDNEVSPSPRSKKRYTGQVRLCTSRYSYNPYDGPNEHPEAELPLVAGKYLYVYGNMDDDGFYHGELLDGQRGLVPSNFVEFVQDKEKPSIEGGEEQGRLEHSCLSLTTIDGGAPLDSFSSDVLRHCSNGTGTLDGEELSDDIVPYPRKINLIKQLARSVIVAWEPPLVSLGWGNINGYNILVDGEVRSSVPFGGRTKLLLEKLDLDGSTYRVSVQSVTDKGLSDELRCTLLVGCNVVVAPTSLRIDEILRDSAELSWLPSNSNYAHAVYLDGVEHAMVKPCSYRLRFVNLKAATVYKVKVLAKPHQVPWHMPLEQREKREAGVEFCTQAAGPPLPPQEVQVQCGQAAGILQVRWKPPPMTPMGTSNGANVIGYAVCTKGQRIAEVLYPLADYVAIELNHLQCLEAREVIVRTLSAQGESQDSHAAVIPNHLLVPLPKTHPPPHHIQSPLPPHQSQPLPSHPTPLPLSPHPGPQPPHHLQPLPVRPNQPHSHLQPHQMPHPTQPSPPQLQPLPPHTIPQPQPTIHMPHPQLSMPMPQPQQPMLHPQPTIPMPQPHIPQLTLPQSQRPLSARELETKEPGPGMLHHGGGSAQPWEPSCSPSGMPSGIPHGHTLDAPPCPNRRSPSPQRILPQPRGTLIPDTVAKAIAREAAQRVAAESGQMERRSQGFHSQNSDEEEDEESYQARRRGASMDDFLRGSELGRQSHYSHSEEYQTESSRGSDLSDIMEEDEEELYSEMHEEGRRRNSHNALKTGGGSQSSSQLDRDSCRKHRGPQHRPLTVPSIGQCSPNGYRDRSRRSPPCYEESEKEDQFRIFVALFDYDPLSMSPNPDAADEELPFKEGQIIKVYGDKDNDGFYHGEIRGRSGLIPCNMVSEIRAEDDETMEQLMKQGFLPLNTPVDRIEQNRRGRHPVATRRMVALYDYDPRESSPNVDVEAELTFCAGDIVAVFGDIDEDGFYHGELNGHRGLVPSNFLEEVPDDVEVYLTDSPSHHGQEEPTPALVQRPEAKRVPVETTVPVPAPGRPSSPTVRPLLPVGPMRQLSPARGPRDLASKKKKGLLSKGKKLLKKFSK from the exons GTCAAAGTTCATGACTTGGAGCATAAATGCCGGACACAGATTGAGCAGTGTAATATTTTGCCAAAAGAACTGGGGAAATATCACCTGGGGTCAGACACGGAGGACACACTCAACATTGACTCACAGGAGAAAAACTTGGGCAACGTTTACAACAGCTTGCAGCAGCAGGCAGAAAAAA GTGATGAGAGATCTGACAGATCTCCACTGGTCTCAGAACTGCCATTAGTACAGCAACACAACATAGACAAGGCAGAGAAGCAGTCCATCAAACCAACCGTCCTCACTCGCAATCAATCCAGCAGCCCCATGCAAGCATCTCTCTCAGAG aTGGATAATGAGGTGAGCCCATCGCCCAGGTCCAAGAAAAGATACACAGGACAGGTCCGCCTCTGCACTTCCCGCTACAG TTATAATCCCTATGATGGACCTAATGAGCATCCTGAAGCAGAGCTCCCTCTTGTGGCAGGGAAGTACTTGTACGTCTACGGGAACATGGACGATGATGGATTTTATCATG GAGAGCTTTTGGATGGCCAGCGTGGCTTGGTTCCCTCTAATTTTGTGGAGTTTGTCCAGGACAAGGAAAAGCCATCTATAGAGGGGGGAGAGGAGCAGGGTAGGCTGGAGCATAGCTGTCTGAGCCTGACTACCATAGATGGAGGTGCTCCTCTGGACAGCTTTAGCAGTGACGTTCTCAGGCACTGCAGTAATGGGACAGGCACTCTGGACGGAGAAGAGCTGAGTGACGACATTGTGCCTTACCCCAGGAAGATCAACCTGATCAAACAGCTGGCGAGAAGTGTGATAGTGGCCTGGGAGCCACCTTTGGTATCTCTTGGCTGGGGAAATATCAATGGGTACAATATCTTAGTGGATGGGGAAGTGCGTTCCTCTGTGCCCTTTGGGGGCAGGACCAAACTTCTTTTGGAGAAGCTAGACCTGGATGGCAGCACCTACCGTGTATCGGTACAAAGTGTGACGGACAAGGGGCTCTCCGATGAATTACGGTGCACCTTGCTGGTTGGTTGCAATGTGGTGGTGGCCCCCACCAGCCTGAGAATCGATGAAATATTACGGGACTCTGCTGAACTTTCGTGGCTGCCCAGTAACAGTAACTATGCCCATGCTGTGTACTTGGATGGCGTGGAACATGCTATGGTGAAGCCGTGTTCTTACAGACTACGTTTTGTGAACCTAAAGGCCGCCACAGTATACAAGGTAAAGGTGCTGGCCAAACCTCACCAGGTGCCCTGGCACATGCCGCTGGAGCAGAGGGAAAAGAGAGAGGCTGGGGTGGAGTTCTGTACTCAGGCTGCAG GGCCCCCTCTACCCCCTCAGGAAGTGCAGGTCCAGTGTGGTCAAGCCGCAGGGATTCTCCAAGTCCGGTGGAAGCCCCCTCCTATGACACCTATGGGAACCTCCAATGGTGCAAATGTCATTGGCTACGCAGTGTGCACGAAGGGTCAGAGG ATTGCTGAGGTGTTGTATCCACTGGCAGACTATGTGGCAATAGAGTTGAACCATCTCCAGTGCTTGGAGGCCCGAGAGGTTATCGTGAGGACTTTATCAGCACAAGGGGAATCTCAAGACTCCCACGCCGCCGTCATTCCAAACCACCTGCTGGTGCCTCTTCCTAAAACTCACCCTCCTCCTCACCATATCCAGTCCCCTCTCCCACCTCATCAGTCCCAACCCTTACCCTCTCATCCCACACCCTTGCCCCTTTCCCCTCACCCTGGACCTCAACCGCCCCACCATCTCCAACCACTCCCCGTTCGTCCCAACCAGCCTCATTCTCACCTACAGCCCCACCAAATGCCCCATCCCACGCAGCCCTCTCCACCTCAACTCCAGCCTTTACCACCACACACCATCCCTCAACCCCAACCCACCATCCATATGCCCCACCCCCAATTGTCCATGCCTATGCCTCAACCCCAGCAGCCCATGCTCCATCCCCAGCCGACAATCCCTATGCCCCAGCCTCACATACCCCAGCTGACCCTTCCCCAATCCCAAAGACCACTAAGTGCCAGAGAGCTGGAAACCAAAGAGCCAGGGCCAGGAATGCTTCATCATGGAGGGGGCTCAGCTCAGCCATGGGAGCCCAGCTGCTCCCCATCAGGCATGCCCTCGGGAATACCACACGGACACACTCTGGATGCCCCACCGTGCCCCAACCGTCGTTCCCCTTCACCTCAAAGAATCCTCCCCCAGCCCAGGGGTACACTTATCCCTGACACAGTGGCCAAGGCTATTGCCAGAGAGGCAGCCCAAAGGGTGGCTGCAGAGAGTGGACAG atgGAGAGGAGAAGCCAGGGCTTTCACTCTCAAAATTCagatgaggaagaggatgaggaaAGCTATCAGGCTCGAAGAAGAGGAGCATCTATGGATGACTTCCTCAGGGGCTCAGAGCTGGGCAGGCAG TCTCATTACAGTCACAGTGAAGAGTACCAGACAGAAAGCAGTCGAGGCTCTGACCTGTCAGACATCATggaagaggatgaggaggagTTATATTCAGAAATGCATGAAGAAGGCAGGCGACGGAACTCCCACAATGCACTCAAG ACTGGAGGAGGCAGTCAATCTTCAAGTCAGCTGGATCGGGACTCATGTCGGAAGCACCGAGGCCCTCAGCATCGACCCCTCACGGTTCCATCCATTGGTCAGTGCTCTCCCA ATGGCTACCGGGACCGAAGCCGGCGTTCTCCTCCTTGCTACGAAGAGTCTGAGAAGGAGGATCAGTTCCGAATCTTTGTGGCCCTGTTCGACTATGACCCTCTTTCCATGTCACCTAACCCTGATGCCGCTGATGAGGAGCTCCCTTTTAAAGAGGGACAGATCATCAAG GTGTATGGGGATAAGGATAATGATGGCTTTTATCACGGGGAGATCCGGGGCAGGTCAGGACTTATTCCCTGTAACATGGTGTCAGAGATCCGTGCGGAGGATGATGAGACCATGGAGCAGCTCATGAAACAGGGATTTCTCCCTCTCAACACTCCTGTGGACAGAATAG AACAAAATAGGAGAGGTCGCCACCCAGTGGCCACTAGAAGAATGGTTGCATTATACGACTACGACCCCAGAGAGAGCTCCCCAAATGTGGATGTTGAG GCTGAATTGACGTTTTGTGCTGGTGACATCGTTGCAGTTTTTGGGGATATTGATGAAGACGGATTCTATCAT GGTGAGCTTAACGGACATCGGGGCTTGGTTCCATCTAACTTTCTAGAAGAAGTGCCTGATGATGTGGAGGTCTACCTGACGGACTCTCCATCCCACCACGGTCAGGAAGAGCCAACTCCGGCACTGGTGCAGCGCCCAGAGGCCAAACGG GTGCCTGTGGAAACTACGGTCCCAGTTCCAGCCCCTGGAAGACCATCCTCTCCCACTGTGCGTCCTTTGCTTCCCGTTGGTCCAATGAGACAATTGAGCCCTGCCAGGGGTCCACGAGATTTGGCctcgaaaaagaaaaaaggactgCTTTCTAAAGGGAAGAAACTGCTCAAAAAGTTCTCAAAGTAA
- the rimbp2a gene encoding RIMS-binding protein 2 isoform X2 translates to MDNMQVKVHDLEHKCRTQIEQCNILPKELGKYHLGSDTEDTLNIDSQEKNLGNVYNSLQQQAEKSDERSDRSPLVSELPLVQQHNIDKAEKQSIKPTVLTRNQSSSPMQASLSEMDNEVSPSPRSKKRYTGQVRLCTSRYSYNPYDGPNEHPEAELPLVAGKYLYVYGNMDDDGFYHGELLDGQRGLVPSNFVEFVQDKEKPSIEGGEEQGRLEHSCLSLTTIDGGAPLDSFSSDVLRHCSNGTGTLDGEELSDDIVPYPRKINLIKQLARSVIVAWEPPLVSLGWGNINGYNILVDGEVRSSVPFGGRTKLLLEKLDLDGSTYRVSVQSVTDKGLSDELRCTLLVGCNVVVAPTSLRIDEILRDSAELSWLPSNSNYAHAVYLDGVEHAMVKPCSYRLRFVNLKAATVYKVKVLAKPHQVPWHMPLEQREKREAGVEFCTQAAGPPLPPQEVQVQCGQAAGILQVRWKPPPMTPMGTSNGANVIGYAVCTKGQRIAEVLYPLADYVAIELNHLQCLEAREVIVRTLSAQGESQDSHAAVIPNHLLVPLPKTHPPPHHIQSPLPPHQSQPLPSHPTPLPLSPHPGPQPPHHLQPLPVRPNQPHSHLQPHQMPHPTQPSPPQLQPLPPHTIPQPQPTIHMPHPQLSMPMPQPQQPMLHPQPTIPMPQPHIPQLTLPQSQRPLSARELETKEPGPGMLHHGGGSAQPWEPSCSPSGMPSGIPHGHTLDAPPCPNRRSPSPQRILPQPRGTLIPDTVAKAIAREAAQRVAAESGQMERRSQGFHSQNSDEEEDEESYQARRRGASMDDFLRGSELGRQSHYSHSEEYQTESSRGSDLSDIMEEDEEELYSEMHEEGRRRNSHNALKTGGGSQSSSQLDRDSCRKHRGPQHRPLTVPSIDGYRDRSRRSPPCYEESEKEDQFRIFVALFDYDPLSMSPNPDAADEELPFKEGQIIKVYGDKDNDGFYHGEIRGRSGLIPCNMVSEIRAEDDETMEQLMKQGFLPLNTPVDRIEQNRRGRHPVATRRMVALYDYDPRESSPNVDVEAELTFCAGDIVAVFGDIDEDGFYHGELNGHRGLVPSNFLEEVPDDVEVYLTDSPSHHGQEEPTPALVQRPEAKRVPVETTVPVPAPGRPSSPTVRPLLPVGPMRQLSPARGPRDLASKKKKGLLSKGKKLLKKFSK, encoded by the exons GTCAAAGTTCATGACTTGGAGCATAAATGCCGGACACAGATTGAGCAGTGTAATATTTTGCCAAAAGAACTGGGGAAATATCACCTGGGGTCAGACACGGAGGACACACTCAACATTGACTCACAGGAGAAAAACTTGGGCAACGTTTACAACAGCTTGCAGCAGCAGGCAGAAAAAA GTGATGAGAGATCTGACAGATCTCCACTGGTCTCAGAACTGCCATTAGTACAGCAACACAACATAGACAAGGCAGAGAAGCAGTCCATCAAACCAACCGTCCTCACTCGCAATCAATCCAGCAGCCCCATGCAAGCATCTCTCTCAGAG aTGGATAATGAGGTGAGCCCATCGCCCAGGTCCAAGAAAAGATACACAGGACAGGTCCGCCTCTGCACTTCCCGCTACAG TTATAATCCCTATGATGGACCTAATGAGCATCCTGAAGCAGAGCTCCCTCTTGTGGCAGGGAAGTACTTGTACGTCTACGGGAACATGGACGATGATGGATTTTATCATG GAGAGCTTTTGGATGGCCAGCGTGGCTTGGTTCCCTCTAATTTTGTGGAGTTTGTCCAGGACAAGGAAAAGCCATCTATAGAGGGGGGAGAGGAGCAGGGTAGGCTGGAGCATAGCTGTCTGAGCCTGACTACCATAGATGGAGGTGCTCCTCTGGACAGCTTTAGCAGTGACGTTCTCAGGCACTGCAGTAATGGGACAGGCACTCTGGACGGAGAAGAGCTGAGTGACGACATTGTGCCTTACCCCAGGAAGATCAACCTGATCAAACAGCTGGCGAGAAGTGTGATAGTGGCCTGGGAGCCACCTTTGGTATCTCTTGGCTGGGGAAATATCAATGGGTACAATATCTTAGTGGATGGGGAAGTGCGTTCCTCTGTGCCCTTTGGGGGCAGGACCAAACTTCTTTTGGAGAAGCTAGACCTGGATGGCAGCACCTACCGTGTATCGGTACAAAGTGTGACGGACAAGGGGCTCTCCGATGAATTACGGTGCACCTTGCTGGTTGGTTGCAATGTGGTGGTGGCCCCCACCAGCCTGAGAATCGATGAAATATTACGGGACTCTGCTGAACTTTCGTGGCTGCCCAGTAACAGTAACTATGCCCATGCTGTGTACTTGGATGGCGTGGAACATGCTATGGTGAAGCCGTGTTCTTACAGACTACGTTTTGTGAACCTAAAGGCCGCCACAGTATACAAGGTAAAGGTGCTGGCCAAACCTCACCAGGTGCCCTGGCACATGCCGCTGGAGCAGAGGGAAAAGAGAGAGGCTGGGGTGGAGTTCTGTACTCAGGCTGCAG GGCCCCCTCTACCCCCTCAGGAAGTGCAGGTCCAGTGTGGTCAAGCCGCAGGGATTCTCCAAGTCCGGTGGAAGCCCCCTCCTATGACACCTATGGGAACCTCCAATGGTGCAAATGTCATTGGCTACGCAGTGTGCACGAAGGGTCAGAGG ATTGCTGAGGTGTTGTATCCACTGGCAGACTATGTGGCAATAGAGTTGAACCATCTCCAGTGCTTGGAGGCCCGAGAGGTTATCGTGAGGACTTTATCAGCACAAGGGGAATCTCAAGACTCCCACGCCGCCGTCATTCCAAACCACCTGCTGGTGCCTCTTCCTAAAACTCACCCTCCTCCTCACCATATCCAGTCCCCTCTCCCACCTCATCAGTCCCAACCCTTACCCTCTCATCCCACACCCTTGCCCCTTTCCCCTCACCCTGGACCTCAACCGCCCCACCATCTCCAACCACTCCCCGTTCGTCCCAACCAGCCTCATTCTCACCTACAGCCCCACCAAATGCCCCATCCCACGCAGCCCTCTCCACCTCAACTCCAGCCTTTACCACCACACACCATCCCTCAACCCCAACCCACCATCCATATGCCCCACCCCCAATTGTCCATGCCTATGCCTCAACCCCAGCAGCCCATGCTCCATCCCCAGCCGACAATCCCTATGCCCCAGCCTCACATACCCCAGCTGACCCTTCCCCAATCCCAAAGACCACTAAGTGCCAGAGAGCTGGAAACCAAAGAGCCAGGGCCAGGAATGCTTCATCATGGAGGGGGCTCAGCTCAGCCATGGGAGCCCAGCTGCTCCCCATCAGGCATGCCCTCGGGAATACCACACGGACACACTCTGGATGCCCCACCGTGCCCCAACCGTCGTTCCCCTTCACCTCAAAGAATCCTCCCCCAGCCCAGGGGTACACTTATCCCTGACACAGTGGCCAAGGCTATTGCCAGAGAGGCAGCCCAAAGGGTGGCTGCAGAGAGTGGACAG atgGAGAGGAGAAGCCAGGGCTTTCACTCTCAAAATTCagatgaggaagaggatgaggaaAGCTATCAGGCTCGAAGAAGAGGAGCATCTATGGATGACTTCCTCAGGGGCTCAGAGCTGGGCAGGCAG TCTCATTACAGTCACAGTGAAGAGTACCAGACAGAAAGCAGTCGAGGCTCTGACCTGTCAGACATCATggaagaggatgaggaggagTTATATTCAGAAATGCATGAAGAAGGCAGGCGACGGAACTCCCACAATGCACTCAAG ACTGGAGGAGGCAGTCAATCTTCAAGTCAGCTGGATCGGGACTCATGTCGGAAGCACCGAGGCCCTCAGCATCGACCCCTCACGGTTCCATCCATTG ATGGCTACCGGGACCGAAGCCGGCGTTCTCCTCCTTGCTACGAAGAGTCTGAGAAGGAGGATCAGTTCCGAATCTTTGTGGCCCTGTTCGACTATGACCCTCTTTCCATGTCACCTAACCCTGATGCCGCTGATGAGGAGCTCCCTTTTAAAGAGGGACAGATCATCAAG GTGTATGGGGATAAGGATAATGATGGCTTTTATCACGGGGAGATCCGGGGCAGGTCAGGACTTATTCCCTGTAACATGGTGTCAGAGATCCGTGCGGAGGATGATGAGACCATGGAGCAGCTCATGAAACAGGGATTTCTCCCTCTCAACACTCCTGTGGACAGAATAG AACAAAATAGGAGAGGTCGCCACCCAGTGGCCACTAGAAGAATGGTTGCATTATACGACTACGACCCCAGAGAGAGCTCCCCAAATGTGGATGTTGAG GCTGAATTGACGTTTTGTGCTGGTGACATCGTTGCAGTTTTTGGGGATATTGATGAAGACGGATTCTATCAT GGTGAGCTTAACGGACATCGGGGCTTGGTTCCATCTAACTTTCTAGAAGAAGTGCCTGATGATGTGGAGGTCTACCTGACGGACTCTCCATCCCACCACGGTCAGGAAGAGCCAACTCCGGCACTGGTGCAGCGCCCAGAGGCCAAACGG GTGCCTGTGGAAACTACGGTCCCAGTTCCAGCCCCTGGAAGACCATCCTCTCCCACTGTGCGTCCTTTGCTTCCCGTTGGTCCAATGAGACAATTGAGCCCTGCCAGGGGTCCACGAGATTTGGCctcgaaaaagaaaaaaggactgCTTTCTAAAGGGAAGAAACTGCTCAAAAAGTTCTCAAAGTAA
- the rimbp2a gene encoding RIMS-binding protein 2 isoform X4 — MDNMQVKVHDLEHKCRTQIEQCNILPKELGKYHLGSDTEDTLNIDSQEKNLGNVYNSLQQQAEKSDERSDRSPLVSELPLVQQHNIDKAEKQSIKPTVLTRNQSSSPMQASLSEMDNEVSPSPRSKKRYTGQVRLCTSRYSYNPYDGPNEHPEAELPLVAGKYLYVYGNMDDDGFYHGELLDGQRGLVPSNFVEFVQDKEKPSIEGGEEQGRLEHSCLSLTTIDGGAPLDSFSSDVLRHCSNGTGTLDGEELSDDIVPYPRKINLIKQLARSVIVAWEPPLVSLGWGNINGYNILVDGEVRSSVPFGGRTKLLLEKLDLDGSTYRVSVQSVTDKGLSDELRCTLLVGCNVVVAPTSLRIDEILRDSAELSWLPSNSNYAHAVYLDGVEHAMVKPCSYRLRFVNLKAATVYKVKVLAKPHQVPWHMPLEQREKREAGVEFCTQAAGPPLPPQEVQVQCGQAAGILQVRWKPPPMTPMGTSNGANVIGYAVCTKGQRIAEVLYPLADYVAIELNHLQCLEAREVIVRTLSAQGESQDSHAAVIPNHLLVPLPKTHPPPHHIQSPLPPHQSQPLPSHPTPLPLSPHPGPQPPHHLQPLPVRPNQPHSHLQPHQMPHPTQPSPPQLQPLPPHTIPQPQPTIHMPHPQLSMPMPQPQQPMLHPQPTIPMPQPHIPQLTLPQSQRPLSARELETKEPGPGMLHHGGGSAQPWEPSCSPSGMPSGIPHGHTLDAPPCPNRRSPSPQRILPQPRGTLIPDTVAKAIAREAAQRVAAESGQMERRSQGFHSQNSDEEEDEESYQARRRGASMDDFLRGSELGRQSHYSHSEEYQTESSRGSDLSDIMEEDEEELYSEMHEEGRRRNSHNALKTGGGSQSSSQLDRDSCRKHRGPQHRPLTVPSIGQCSPNGYRDRSRRSPPCYEESEKEDQFRIFVALFDYDPLSMSPNPDAADEELPFKEGQIIKVYGDKDNDGFYHGEIRGRSGLIPCNMVSEIRAEDDETMEQLMKQGFLPLNTPVDRIEQNRRGRHPVATRRMVALYDYDPRESSPNVDVEAELTFCAGDIVAVFGDIDEDGFYHGELNGHRGLVPSNFLEEVPDDVEVYLTDSPSHHGQEEPTPALVQRPEAKRDYCSFPTLADSCLARCLWKLRSQFQPLEDHPLPLCVLCFPLVQ; from the exons GTCAAAGTTCATGACTTGGAGCATAAATGCCGGACACAGATTGAGCAGTGTAATATTTTGCCAAAAGAACTGGGGAAATATCACCTGGGGTCAGACACGGAGGACACACTCAACATTGACTCACAGGAGAAAAACTTGGGCAACGTTTACAACAGCTTGCAGCAGCAGGCAGAAAAAA GTGATGAGAGATCTGACAGATCTCCACTGGTCTCAGAACTGCCATTAGTACAGCAACACAACATAGACAAGGCAGAGAAGCAGTCCATCAAACCAACCGTCCTCACTCGCAATCAATCCAGCAGCCCCATGCAAGCATCTCTCTCAGAG aTGGATAATGAGGTGAGCCCATCGCCCAGGTCCAAGAAAAGATACACAGGACAGGTCCGCCTCTGCACTTCCCGCTACAG TTATAATCCCTATGATGGACCTAATGAGCATCCTGAAGCAGAGCTCCCTCTTGTGGCAGGGAAGTACTTGTACGTCTACGGGAACATGGACGATGATGGATTTTATCATG GAGAGCTTTTGGATGGCCAGCGTGGCTTGGTTCCCTCTAATTTTGTGGAGTTTGTCCAGGACAAGGAAAAGCCATCTATAGAGGGGGGAGAGGAGCAGGGTAGGCTGGAGCATAGCTGTCTGAGCCTGACTACCATAGATGGAGGTGCTCCTCTGGACAGCTTTAGCAGTGACGTTCTCAGGCACTGCAGTAATGGGACAGGCACTCTGGACGGAGAAGAGCTGAGTGACGACATTGTGCCTTACCCCAGGAAGATCAACCTGATCAAACAGCTGGCGAGAAGTGTGATAGTGGCCTGGGAGCCACCTTTGGTATCTCTTGGCTGGGGAAATATCAATGGGTACAATATCTTAGTGGATGGGGAAGTGCGTTCCTCTGTGCCCTTTGGGGGCAGGACCAAACTTCTTTTGGAGAAGCTAGACCTGGATGGCAGCACCTACCGTGTATCGGTACAAAGTGTGACGGACAAGGGGCTCTCCGATGAATTACGGTGCACCTTGCTGGTTGGTTGCAATGTGGTGGTGGCCCCCACCAGCCTGAGAATCGATGAAATATTACGGGACTCTGCTGAACTTTCGTGGCTGCCCAGTAACAGTAACTATGCCCATGCTGTGTACTTGGATGGCGTGGAACATGCTATGGTGAAGCCGTGTTCTTACAGACTACGTTTTGTGAACCTAAAGGCCGCCACAGTATACAAGGTAAAGGTGCTGGCCAAACCTCACCAGGTGCCCTGGCACATGCCGCTGGAGCAGAGGGAAAAGAGAGAGGCTGGGGTGGAGTTCTGTACTCAGGCTGCAG GGCCCCCTCTACCCCCTCAGGAAGTGCAGGTCCAGTGTGGTCAAGCCGCAGGGATTCTCCAAGTCCGGTGGAAGCCCCCTCCTATGACACCTATGGGAACCTCCAATGGTGCAAATGTCATTGGCTACGCAGTGTGCACGAAGGGTCAGAGG ATTGCTGAGGTGTTGTATCCACTGGCAGACTATGTGGCAATAGAGTTGAACCATCTCCAGTGCTTGGAGGCCCGAGAGGTTATCGTGAGGACTTTATCAGCACAAGGGGAATCTCAAGACTCCCACGCCGCCGTCATTCCAAACCACCTGCTGGTGCCTCTTCCTAAAACTCACCCTCCTCCTCACCATATCCAGTCCCCTCTCCCACCTCATCAGTCCCAACCCTTACCCTCTCATCCCACACCCTTGCCCCTTTCCCCTCACCCTGGACCTCAACCGCCCCACCATCTCCAACCACTCCCCGTTCGTCCCAACCAGCCTCATTCTCACCTACAGCCCCACCAAATGCCCCATCCCACGCAGCCCTCTCCACCTCAACTCCAGCCTTTACCACCACACACCATCCCTCAACCCCAACCCACCATCCATATGCCCCACCCCCAATTGTCCATGCCTATGCCTCAACCCCAGCAGCCCATGCTCCATCCCCAGCCGACAATCCCTATGCCCCAGCCTCACATACCCCAGCTGACCCTTCCCCAATCCCAAAGACCACTAAGTGCCAGAGAGCTGGAAACCAAAGAGCCAGGGCCAGGAATGCTTCATCATGGAGGGGGCTCAGCTCAGCCATGGGAGCCCAGCTGCTCCCCATCAGGCATGCCCTCGGGAATACCACACGGACACACTCTGGATGCCCCACCGTGCCCCAACCGTCGTTCCCCTTCACCTCAAAGAATCCTCCCCCAGCCCAGGGGTACACTTATCCCTGACACAGTGGCCAAGGCTATTGCCAGAGAGGCAGCCCAAAGGGTGGCTGCAGAGAGTGGACAG atgGAGAGGAGAAGCCAGGGCTTTCACTCTCAAAATTCagatgaggaagaggatgaggaaAGCTATCAGGCTCGAAGAAGAGGAGCATCTATGGATGACTTCCTCAGGGGCTCAGAGCTGGGCAGGCAG TCTCATTACAGTCACAGTGAAGAGTACCAGACAGAAAGCAGTCGAGGCTCTGACCTGTCAGACATCATggaagaggatgaggaggagTTATATTCAGAAATGCATGAAGAAGGCAGGCGACGGAACTCCCACAATGCACTCAAG ACTGGAGGAGGCAGTCAATCTTCAAGTCAGCTGGATCGGGACTCATGTCGGAAGCACCGAGGCCCTCAGCATCGACCCCTCACGGTTCCATCCATTGGTCAGTGCTCTCCCA ATGGCTACCGGGACCGAAGCCGGCGTTCTCCTCCTTGCTACGAAGAGTCTGAGAAGGAGGATCAGTTCCGAATCTTTGTGGCCCTGTTCGACTATGACCCTCTTTCCATGTCACCTAACCCTGATGCCGCTGATGAGGAGCTCCCTTTTAAAGAGGGACAGATCATCAAG GTGTATGGGGATAAGGATAATGATGGCTTTTATCACGGGGAGATCCGGGGCAGGTCAGGACTTATTCCCTGTAACATGGTGTCAGAGATCCGTGCGGAGGATGATGAGACCATGGAGCAGCTCATGAAACAGGGATTTCTCCCTCTCAACACTCCTGTGGACAGAATAG AACAAAATAGGAGAGGTCGCCACCCAGTGGCCACTAGAAGAATGGTTGCATTATACGACTACGACCCCAGAGAGAGCTCCCCAAATGTGGATGTTGAG GCTGAATTGACGTTTTGTGCTGGTGACATCGTTGCAGTTTTTGGGGATATTGATGAAGACGGATTCTATCAT GGTGAGCTTAACGGACATCGGGGCTTGGTTCCATCTAACTTTCTAGAAGAAGTGCCTGATGATGTGGAGGTCTACCTGACGGACTCTCCATCCCACCACGGTCAGGAAGAGCCAACTCCGGCACTGGTGCAGCGCCCAGAGGCCAAACGG gactaCTGTTCATTTCCCACCCTAGCAGACTCATGTCTTGCTAG GTGCCTGTGGAAACTACGGTCCCAGTTCCAGCCCCTGGAAGACCATCCTCTCCCACTGTGCGTCCTTTGCTTCCCGTTGGTCCAATGA